Proteins encoded within one genomic window of Amycolatopsis sp. 2-15:
- a CDS encoding DUF6098 family protein, giving the protein MPTVHDLDQLSELFTADAGDDLYVRWSHGPDVDLDPARAQQSSRDSLTGVPLPGLSANPLRKEPWWEDRSVRLWLARRLYDYQHLRDLRGPGVRPWVLRGTEVARGPDNEPLVRCDEPLAWVADTVLCESRALVDAQGSREWGPMDRRPRPAERTATG; this is encoded by the coding sequence ATGCCGACCGTCCACGACCTCGATCAGCTGTCCGAACTGTTCACGGCCGACGCCGGTGATGATCTCTACGTCCGCTGGTCACATGGACCCGACGTCGACCTCGACCCGGCGCGGGCACAGCAGTCCAGCCGGGACAGCCTCACCGGCGTGCCACTGCCCGGTCTGTCCGCGAACCCCCTGCGGAAGGAACCGTGGTGGGAGGACCGCTCGGTTCGGCTCTGGCTCGCGCGCCGGCTCTACGACTACCAACACCTGCGCGATCTGCGCGGTCCCGGCGTGCGCCCCTGGGTTCTGCGTGGCACGGAAGTCGCGCGCGGGCCGGACAACGAGCCACTCGTACGCTGCGACGAACCGCTGGCCTGGGTCGCAGACACCGTGCTGTGCGAATCACGCGCCCTCGTCGACGCCCAGGGATCGCGCGAATGGGGCCCGATGGACCGACGCCCTCGACCGGCCGAGCGCACGGCCACCGGCTGA
- a CDS encoding acyl carrier protein, translating to MATGETGFDDVTYDLVSVQYHALKAGHDYGQYVRDADNAGKQDIADFFRTVMAEDSARAKQCHEFIEELSGSSESGPAVT from the coding sequence ATGGCCACCGGCGAAACCGGATTCGACGACGTCACCTACGACCTCGTGTCGGTGCAGTACCACGCCCTGAAAGCGGGACACGACTACGGCCAGTACGTCAGGGACGCGGACAACGCAGGCAAGCAGGACATCGCCGATTTCTTCCGCACCGTGATGGCGGAAGACTCGGCGCGAGCCAAGCAGTGTCACGAATTCATCGAAGAGCTGTCCGGCAGCTCGGAATCGGGCCCAGCCGTCACCTGA